A DNA window from Clavibacter sepedonicus contains the following coding sequences:
- the clpS gene encoding ATP-dependent Clp protease adapter ClpS: MTTTAADAHAPRLLPAARRAADPPAGDPGSGTSTGSDTSLLERASTPPVWSCVVWNDPVNLMTYVSYVFRSYFGFTRERADELMLRVHEDGRAVVATGIREEIERHVLAMHGFGLWATLERVDT; encoded by the coding sequence ATGACCACCACCGCCGCGGACGCGCACGCCCCGCGCCTCCTGCCCGCCGCGCGACGGGCCGCCGACCCGCCCGCCGGCGATCCCGGGTCCGGCACGAGCACGGGATCCGACACGAGCCTCCTCGAGCGCGCGTCGACGCCGCCGGTGTGGAGCTGCGTGGTCTGGAACGACCCCGTCAACCTCATGACCTACGTCTCGTACGTGTTCCGCAGCTACTTCGGCTTCACCCGCGAACGCGCCGACGAGCTGATGCTCCGCGTGCACGAGGACGGCCGGGCGGTGGTCGCGACGGGCATCCGCGAAGAGATCGAGCGGCACGTGCTCGCGATGCACGGCTTCGGCCTCTGGGCGACGCTCGAGCGGGTGGACACGTGA
- a CDS encoding IS481-like element IS1121 family transposase, translated as MSHGNARLTVHGRVLLVRRVVEDRRPVAHVARELGVSRQCAHRWVNRFRAEGLRGLTDRSSRPRSVPRRTSPERERAVLEARAQLRAGPARLAPVTGVPSRTISRILRRHGAPPLAWLDPVTGAVIRASRSTAHRYEHEHPGDLIHVDVKKLGRIPDGGGWRVHGRSEQVRGRGIGFDYVHAAVDDHTRLAYAEIHPDEKGATAAGFLTRAAAYFAGHGITRIERVITDNAFAYRHSTVFKNAVQDLGARQKFIRPHCPWQNGKVERFNRTLATEWAYRQPFTSNQHRADALDPFIEHYNTERIHSSHGLTPAARVSPTS; from the coding sequence ATGTCCCACGGTAATGCTCGTCTGACGGTTCACGGGAGGGTTCTCCTCGTGCGGCGGGTGGTGGAGGATCGTCGGCCGGTCGCGCACGTCGCGCGGGAGCTGGGGGTGTCGCGGCAGTGCGCGCATCGATGGGTGAACCGGTTCCGTGCCGAGGGGCTGCGAGGGCTGACGGATCGGTCATCGCGGCCCCGGTCAGTACCGAGGCGAACGAGCCCGGAGCGGGAACGGGCCGTGCTGGAAGCGCGGGCCCAGTTGCGGGCGGGTCCTGCGCGGCTGGCGCCGGTGACAGGTGTTCCATCCCGTACGATCTCCCGCATCCTGCGCCGGCACGGGGCGCCGCCGTTGGCATGGTTGGACCCCGTCACCGGGGCCGTGATCCGGGCATCCCGGTCAACGGCGCACCGGTATGAGCACGAGCATCCGGGTGATCTGATCCACGTGGACGTGAAGAAGCTCGGGAGGATCCCGGACGGAGGCGGCTGGCGGGTCCACGGGCGCAGCGAGCAGGTCCGCGGCCGCGGGATCGGGTTCGATTACGTCCATGCCGCGGTCGATGACCACACCCGTCTCGCCTACGCGGAGATCCATCCCGATGAGAAAGGCGCGACCGCGGCCGGGTTCCTGACCCGCGCAGCGGCGTACTTCGCCGGGCATGGGATCACCCGGATCGAGCGGGTCATCACGGACAACGCGTTCGCCTACCGGCACTCGACCGTGTTCAAGAACGCCGTCCAGGACCTGGGCGCGCGGCAGAAGTTCATCCGCCCGCACTGCCCCTGGCAGAACGGCAAGGTCGAGCGCTTCAACCGGACCCTCGCGACCGAGTGGGCCTACCGGCAACCCTTCACCAGCAACCAACACCGGGCCGACGCGCTTGACCCCTTCATCGAGCACTACAACACTGAACGAATCCACTCAAGCCACGGGCTCACGCCCGCGGCCCGAGTGTCACCAACGTCATGA
- a CDS encoding response regulator transcription factor, with the protein MTDTSSPVRVLIVDDQALVRMGFRMVLDAEPGIEVVGEAADGRAAVQRTGELAPDIVLMDVRMPGMDGIDATAEIVARHPATRVIVLTTFDLDEYAFAGLRAGASGFLVKDTRPEHLMEAIRAVADGDAAISPRVTRRMIELLGPTMPATGGAAGTGEGAADPRLRPLTARELEVLTALAEGLTNQEIAGRLFLSESTVKTHVGRVLAKLEVRDRVQAVILAYDCGLVRPGA; encoded by the coding sequence TTGACCGACACCAGCTCCCCCGTCCGCGTCCTGATCGTGGACGACCAGGCGCTCGTCCGCATGGGCTTCCGCATGGTGCTCGACGCCGAACCCGGGATCGAGGTGGTCGGCGAGGCAGCCGACGGCCGCGCGGCCGTGCAGCGCACGGGCGAGCTCGCCCCGGACATCGTGCTCATGGACGTCCGCATGCCCGGCATGGACGGGATCGACGCCACGGCCGAGATCGTCGCCCGGCACCCGGCGACGCGCGTCATCGTGCTCACCACGTTCGACCTCGACGAGTACGCGTTCGCCGGGCTCCGCGCGGGTGCCAGCGGCTTCCTCGTGAAGGACACGCGGCCCGAGCACCTGATGGAGGCGATCCGCGCGGTGGCCGACGGCGACGCCGCCATATCGCCACGGGTGACGCGCCGCATGATCGAGCTGCTCGGCCCGACGATGCCCGCGACCGGCGGCGCGGCCGGGACCGGCGAGGGCGCGGCCGACCCGCGCCTGCGTCCCCTCACCGCGCGCGAGCTGGAGGTGCTCACGGCGCTGGCCGAGGGGCTCACCAACCAGGAGATCGCGGGACGCCTGTTCCTGTCGGAGTCGACGGTGAAGACGCACGTCGGCCGGGTGCTGGCGAAGCTCGAGGTGCGGGACCGCGTCCAGGCGGTGATCCTCGCGTACGACTGCGGGCTCGTGCGGCCCGGTGCGTGA
- a CDS encoding ABC transporter permease subunit, with translation MTATSTTYAPAPVTTGRPTLPRLMRSEWIKLRTLRSTVWCFALVFLLLAGFSALFTPFVVDQLRDQLSLPGVPASDLLIQVGLSGVTLAMLVAGVLGVLVISGEYSTGMIRSSFSAAPRRLDVIAAKAIVYTVVTFVVTAVAVAAALLIARGYFASAGAEVDVLDGDFLLAALGGVLFVVLIGLMGFGFGLLLRNGAAGIGALVGLVLVVPIVGQLLGGVLDWVADLAPYFPLSAGNRLYSTATGAPGELEFWQALLVMVAWVAVILVPALILAKKRDA, from the coding sequence ATGACCGCCACCAGCACGACCTACGCGCCCGCACCGGTGACGACGGGCCGGCCCACGCTCCCCCGCCTCATGCGCTCCGAGTGGATCAAGCTGCGGACGCTGCGCTCCACCGTCTGGTGCTTCGCGCTCGTCTTCCTCCTGCTCGCCGGCTTCTCCGCGCTCTTCACGCCCTTCGTCGTGGACCAGCTGCGGGATCAGCTCTCCCTCCCCGGTGTCCCCGCATCCGACCTGCTGATCCAGGTGGGCCTCAGCGGAGTGACCCTGGCGATGCTCGTGGCGGGCGTGCTCGGGGTGCTGGTCATCAGCGGCGAGTACTCGACCGGCATGATCCGCTCGTCCTTCAGCGCGGCGCCCCGTCGGCTCGACGTGATCGCCGCGAAGGCGATCGTCTACACGGTCGTCACGTTCGTCGTGACCGCCGTCGCGGTGGCCGCCGCGCTCCTCATCGCCCGCGGGTACTTCGCGTCGGCGGGCGCGGAGGTCGACGTGCTCGACGGCGACTTCCTGCTCGCGGCCCTCGGCGGCGTGCTCTTCGTCGTGCTCATCGGCCTGATGGGCTTCGGCTTCGGCCTGCTGCTGCGCAACGGCGCGGCGGGGATCGGCGCCCTCGTCGGCCTCGTGCTCGTCGTCCCCATCGTCGGCCAGCTGCTCGGCGGCGTTCTCGACTGGGTCGCGGACCTCGCGCCGTACTTCCCGCTCAGCGCCGGCAACCGGCTCTACAGCACCGCCACCGGGGCGCCCGGCGAGCTCGAGTTCTGGCAGGCGCTGCTCGTCATGGTCGCGTGGGTCGCCGTGATCCTCGTGCCCGCGCTGATCCTCGCCAAGAAGCGGGACGCCTGA
- a CDS encoding DUF2017 family protein, whose amino-acid sequence MRAFRARPDGTVAAHLEPHEVAMLRGLLGELSGILEEGTATGGATDGAAPSPVVERLLPQAYPDDAEASAEFRRFTASDLTEAKAANASTVEATLAEADARGAGRRGLLVVLDPTGAQAWLRTLNDLRLAISVPLRIDEAEGWRDRAPSESASLYDWLTFAQGSLIEAVDR is encoded by the coding sequence GTGAGGGCCTTCCGCGCGCGCCCTGACGGCACGGTCGCCGCGCACCTCGAGCCGCACGAGGTCGCGATGCTGCGCGGCCTCCTCGGCGAGCTCAGCGGGATCCTCGAGGAGGGCACCGCGACCGGCGGCGCGACCGACGGGGCCGCCCCCTCCCCCGTCGTCGAGCGCCTGCTGCCCCAAGCATACCCGGACGACGCCGAGGCCTCCGCCGAGTTCCGGCGGTTCACGGCGTCCGACCTCACCGAGGCGAAGGCCGCGAACGCGAGCACGGTCGAGGCGACGCTGGCGGAGGCCGACGCGCGCGGTGCCGGCCGACGCGGGCTGCTCGTGGTGCTGGATCCGACGGGCGCGCAGGCCTGGCTCCGCACGCTCAACGACCTCCGCCTCGCGATCTCGGTGCCGCTGCGCATCGACGAGGCCGAGGGCTGGCGCGATCGCGCCCCATCGGAGAGCGCGAGCCTGTACGACTGGCTGACCTTCGCGCAGGGGTCGCTCATCGAGGCCGTCGACCGCTGA
- the ypfJ gene encoding KPN_02809 family neutral zinc metallopeptidase: protein MTFDDDARIDSSKVTRRRGGRGRTTGIAAGGGGLLVVVAVILVQQFTGVDLSQIVGGGAGGTGAGGSSQEQDEAIEGCTTGAEANASVECRMAGAADSLDTYWTTAATEVGIADYASPGFSLFDAATSTGCGEATSATGPFYCPPDRRLFVDTTFFDELRTRFGASGGPLAQMYVVGHEWGHHIQQLSGAFDRADRSGTGPDSDSVRLEVQADCDAGAWVGAASEVRDDTGRAFLEPVTPAEVADALDAAAAVGDDRIQAQAGGGVDPDTWTHGSAEQRQRWFEAGRAGGPTSCDTFAVPGSAL from the coding sequence ATGACCTTCGACGACGACGCCCGCATCGACAGCAGCAAGGTCACGCGACGCCGCGGCGGCCGGGGACGGACGACCGGCATCGCGGCCGGCGGCGGCGGGCTCCTGGTGGTGGTCGCGGTGATCCTCGTGCAGCAGTTCACGGGCGTCGACCTGTCGCAGATCGTCGGCGGCGGAGCGGGCGGCACGGGAGCCGGCGGATCCTCGCAGGAGCAGGACGAGGCGATCGAGGGCTGCACGACCGGCGCGGAGGCCAACGCGAGCGTCGAGTGCCGCATGGCGGGCGCGGCCGACTCGCTCGACACGTACTGGACGACCGCCGCGACGGAGGTCGGCATCGCCGACTACGCGAGCCCCGGCTTCTCGCTGTTCGACGCCGCGACGAGCACCGGCTGCGGCGAGGCGACGAGCGCCACCGGCCCGTTCTACTGCCCGCCGGACCGACGCCTCTTCGTCGACACGACGTTCTTCGACGAGCTGCGCACGCGCTTCGGCGCCTCGGGCGGTCCGCTCGCGCAGATGTACGTGGTGGGCCACGAGTGGGGCCACCACATCCAGCAGCTGTCGGGCGCGTTCGACCGCGCCGACCGCAGCGGCACGGGGCCGGACTCCGACTCCGTGCGGCTCGAGGTGCAGGCCGACTGCGACGCCGGCGCCTGGGTCGGCGCCGCATCGGAGGTGCGCGACGACACCGGCCGCGCCTTCCTCGAGCCGGTCACCCCGGCCGAGGTGGCCGACGCGCTCGACGCCGCGGCCGCCGTCGGCGACGACCGCATCCAGGCGCAGGCGGGCGGCGGGGTGGACCCGGACACCTGGACCCACGGATCCGCGGAGCAGCGCCAGCGGTGGTTCGAGGCCGGCCGCGCGGGCGGGCCCACGTCGTGCGACACGTTCGCGGTGCCCGGCAGCGCGCTCTAG
- a CDS encoding NAD-dependent epimerase/dehydratase family protein codes for MRVVVIGATGNLGTGVLRRLHAAGAEIVGVARRMPDASLEPYSEVTWRLADIGAAGAVSGLAATMRGADAVIHLGWALQPNHRERVMHRTNVIGTAHVLEAVAQAGVPQVVVASSVGAYSAAAKDRPRDETWPTGGIHTSHYSRHKAENERAMDAFDEAHPGIVVTRMRPGLVMHDEAAAEIAGLFLGRWIPTRWLGLATRTPVLPLPRELVSQVVHNEDVADAFWRAVERRAPGAFNVAADPVVDPALVGRLLDARVVTVPLPALRALVSASWRLRVQRTDPGWIDIAANVPVMSTARAREVLGWVPTHTAEEVLVEFGRAFVHRTGREGSAPLAG; via the coding sequence ATGCGCGTCGTCGTCATCGGAGCCACCGGGAACCTGGGTACCGGGGTCCTGCGCCGCCTCCACGCCGCGGGGGCCGAGATCGTGGGCGTCGCCCGGCGCATGCCCGACGCCTCGCTCGAGCCGTACTCCGAGGTCACCTGGCGCCTCGCCGACATCGGCGCGGCGGGCGCGGTCTCCGGGCTCGCGGCGACCATGCGGGGTGCCGACGCGGTGATCCACCTCGGGTGGGCGCTGCAGCCGAACCACCGCGAGCGCGTGATGCACCGCACCAACGTCATCGGCACGGCGCACGTGCTCGAGGCCGTCGCGCAGGCGGGAGTGCCCCAGGTGGTCGTCGCGTCGTCGGTCGGCGCGTACAGCGCGGCGGCGAAGGACCGGCCGCGCGACGAGACCTGGCCCACGGGAGGGATCCACACCTCCCACTACTCCCGGCACAAGGCCGAGAACGAGCGCGCGATGGACGCGTTCGACGAGGCCCACCCCGGGATCGTGGTGACGCGCATGCGGCCCGGGCTCGTGATGCACGACGAGGCGGCGGCGGAGATCGCCGGGCTCTTCCTCGGGCGGTGGATCCCCACGCGCTGGCTGGGCCTCGCCACCCGCACCCCGGTACTGCCGCTCCCCCGCGAGCTGGTGTCGCAGGTGGTGCACAACGAGGACGTCGCGGACGCGTTCTGGCGCGCGGTGGAGCGGCGGGCGCCGGGCGCGTTCAACGTGGCGGCGGATCCGGTCGTCGACCCCGCGCTCGTCGGCCGGCTGCTCGACGCACGCGTCGTGACGGTGCCGCTGCCGGCGCTCCGCGCGCTCGTGTCGGCCAGCTGGCGGCTGCGCGTGCAGCGGACGGATCCGGGCTGGATCGACATCGCCGCGAACGTGCCCGTCATGTCGACGGCCCGCGCCCGCGAGGTGCTGGGCTGGGTCCCGACGCACACGGCGGAGGAGGTGCTGGTCGAGTTCGGCCGCGCCTTCGTGCACCGCACCGGGCGCGAGGGCTCGGCGCCGCTCGCCGGATGA
- a CDS encoding response regulator transcription factor, with product MLPPARVLVVEDDQAIRAAVVSTLTAERFVVRGLASGVELEEEVKGFLPDLVVLDWMLPGPSGIQLAERIRRWSDAGVIMLTARDAVEDRLRGFGHGVDDYIVKPFALAELVARVGAVLRRRGRLASVVEIGDLLVDPDAGLARRGGEPLELTSIEFQLLAYLAAHRGRTLSKTQLLTQVWGYDHADPNLVEVHISALRKKMEAHGPRLLHTVRGLGYRVEA from the coding sequence ATGCTCCCTCCCGCACGCGTCCTCGTGGTCGAGGACGACCAGGCCATCCGCGCCGCCGTCGTCTCCACCCTCACCGCCGAGCGCTTCGTCGTCCGCGGCCTCGCGTCCGGCGTCGAGCTCGAGGAGGAGGTCAAGGGCTTCCTGCCCGACCTCGTGGTGCTCGACTGGATGCTCCCCGGGCCGAGCGGCATCCAGCTGGCCGAGCGGATCCGCCGCTGGAGCGACGCGGGCGTCATCATGCTCACCGCGCGCGACGCCGTCGAGGACCGCCTGCGCGGCTTCGGCCATGGCGTCGACGACTACATCGTGAAGCCGTTCGCGCTCGCCGAGCTGGTGGCGCGGGTCGGCGCGGTGCTGCGGCGGCGCGGGCGGCTCGCGTCCGTGGTGGAGATCGGCGACCTGCTCGTGGATCCTGACGCAGGGCTCGCCCGGCGCGGCGGCGAGCCGCTCGAGCTGACCTCGATCGAGTTCCAGCTGCTCGCCTACCTCGCCGCCCACCGCGGCCGCACGCTCTCGAAGACGCAGCTGCTCACGCAGGTGTGGGGCTACGACCACGCCGACCCGAACCTCGTCGAGGTCCACATCAGCGCGCTGCGCAAGAAGATGGAGGCGCACGGTCCGCGGCTCCTCCACACCGTCCGCGGGCTCGGGTACCGGGTGGAGGCGTGA
- a CDS encoding DNA alkylation repair protein: MTEDADFVAAALEREGAWYRAEAERERLRSDLDFVGASVGAVRGTVRDLGRRRPGMTRDEAVALASELWRSRVYERRLAAVVLLQEHVDGLDNGDLTRIEGFVRDARLRALVDPLALDVIGPLVERLSGVARTRADQALDRWAGEQDVWLRRAALLASTRPLRAGGGDWDAFLRRTRTAEAAPRGAHDVVREAVERVREVVRETRPDLA, translated from the coding sequence ATGACCGAGGACGCCGACTTCGTCGCGGCGGCGCTCGAGCGGGAGGGGGCGTGGTACCGCGCCGAGGCGGAGCGGGAGCGGCTGCGCTCCGACCTGGACTTCGTGGGGGCGTCGGTCGGCGCCGTGCGCGGGACGGTGCGCGACCTCGGGCGGCGCCGGCCCGGGATGACCCGCGACGAGGCGGTGGCGCTCGCGTCCGAGCTCTGGCGCTCCCGCGTCTACGAGCGTCGCCTCGCCGCCGTCGTGCTGCTGCAGGAGCACGTCGACGGGCTCGACAACGGCGACCTCACCCGCATCGAGGGCTTCGTGCGGGACGCGCGGCTGCGGGCTCTCGTGGATCCGCTCGCCCTCGACGTCATCGGCCCGCTCGTCGAGCGGCTGTCCGGCGTCGCGCGCACCCGGGCCGACCAGGCGCTGGACCGATGGGCCGGCGAGCAGGACGTGTGGCTGCGCCGAGCCGCCCTGCTCGCGTCGACGCGTCCGCTCCGCGCCGGCGGCGGCGACTGGGACGCCTTCCTCCGCCGCACCCGCACCGCCGAGGCCGCACCCCGGGGCGCGCACGACGTGGTGCGCGAGGCGGTCGAGCGGGTGCGGGAGGTCGTGCGCGAGACGCGACCTGACCTCGCCTGA
- a CDS encoding sensor histidine kinase has translation MARHPRVVDGAIAIAYTLLSVSAAPVVGSRSSTIPGGVALAVLSILTGVALMFRRSRPVAVLAVTGAAAAAAALVSGRFDGGAIPIALYALAVYGSSRRAWIGFGGVAVVIAAVTPATAGEGPLALSIATMLLVNLILPLIATLIGTNVGGRKRYVEALRDLAVQLARERDQQARLATAAERTRIAREIHDIVAHGITVMVTLADGAAASAVARPELARDAMREVAETGRTSLSEMRRMLGVLAEEPGAGDAAPPSLRAPQPGHADLAALVDSFRSTGLPVRFTSTGAPPDDPGRQLAVFRVVQESLTNVLRYAPNADRVEVRVDHRPEEITVEVTDDDLTGPVVPPVPGSGRGLVGVAERMAVYGGTATAGRRETGGWRVLATMPSGLHDVRPGDVSRTADPTDSPRVQEDR, from the coding sequence ATGGCGCGGCATCCGCGGGTCGTCGACGGCGCCATCGCGATCGCCTACACGCTGCTGTCGGTGAGCGCCGCCCCCGTGGTGGGCAGCCGATCCTCCACCATCCCCGGGGGCGTGGCGCTGGCGGTGCTCAGCATCCTGACAGGCGTGGCGCTCATGTTCCGGCGCAGCCGACCCGTGGCCGTCCTGGCCGTCACGGGTGCCGCGGCCGCCGCGGCGGCGCTCGTGTCCGGGAGGTTCGACGGCGGGGCCATCCCCATCGCGCTCTACGCGCTGGCCGTCTACGGGTCGTCCCGGCGTGCGTGGATCGGGTTCGGGGGCGTGGCCGTCGTCATCGCGGCCGTCACGCCGGCGACAGCCGGCGAGGGTCCCCTCGCCCTGTCGATCGCGACCATGCTGCTGGTGAACCTGATCCTCCCGCTCATCGCGACGCTCATCGGCACCAACGTGGGCGGACGCAAGCGGTACGTCGAGGCGCTGCGTGACCTCGCGGTGCAGCTCGCCCGGGAACGCGACCAGCAGGCGCGGCTCGCCACGGCGGCGGAGCGGACGCGGATCGCGCGGGAGATCCACGACATCGTCGCCCACGGGATCACCGTGATGGTGACCCTCGCCGACGGGGCGGCCGCGAGCGCCGTCGCCCGGCCGGAGCTCGCGCGCGACGCGATGCGCGAGGTCGCCGAGACCGGTCGCACGTCCCTCTCGGAGATGCGCCGGATGCTGGGCGTCCTCGCCGAGGAGCCCGGCGCGGGCGACGCCGCCCCGCCGTCGCTCCGCGCGCCCCAGCCCGGGCACGCCGACCTCGCCGCCCTCGTCGACTCCTTCCGCTCCACCGGCCTCCCGGTGCGCTTCACCAGCACGGGCGCGCCGCCCGACGACCCGGGGCGCCAGCTGGCCGTCTTCCGCGTCGTGCAGGAGTCCCTGACCAACGTGCTCCGCTACGCGCCGAACGCCGACCGGGTCGAGGTGCGGGTCGACCACCGGCCGGAGGAGATCACCGTCGAGGTGACCGACGACGACCTCACGGGACCCGTCGTGCCACCCGTCCCCGGCAGCGGGCGCGGCCTCGTGGGCGTCGCGGAGCGCATGGCCGTATACGGCGGCACCGCCACCGCCGGGCGCCGTGAGACGGGCGGCTGGCGCGTGCTGGCCACCATGCCCAGCGGGCTCCACGACGTCCGGCCGGGCGACGTGTCCCGGACCGCCGACCCGACCGACAGCCCCCGCGTCCAGGAGGACCGTTGA
- a CDS encoding sensor histidine kinase, protein MRARSRIAAPDAPLRTGSLRTRTVLAVLALLAVLLVALSLTVQAILGAQLRQQIQDRLADRASAAAALVGVLDDDALAERLSAQGVAVQITSPDGGAVSARPGRDPLGATLPGPDPLGSAPGPATTATPTTRADAVTVTSSAVSSSDGALTLRSDLSDGTVLELAAGTGSVDDTLASLRGILAVASLAFLLLAAVALVVVVRRTLQPLEDMTGVARSIGRGDRGRRLRPTRPGTELGRTATAFDEMLDDIEHAERQALAAEARMRAFVADAAHELRTPVAGIRASADALVRTDPSAEERERLSVHVVREAIRAGRLVDDMLMMARLDEGLSVEGRPVRVPAAVEQAVAQQQARTPDTRVVADVRVVADVRGAPPAVRADPDRLAQILDNLLQNAARYARSEVRVEAEAADDGSVRITVADDGPGVPDADRERIFDRLVRLDAGRDRQDGGAGLGLPIARAQGGDLVCLSAEPGAGARFRVTLPVDPAM, encoded by the coding sequence GTGAGGGCGCGCTCCCGCATCGCAGCCCCGGACGCGCCGCTGCGCACCGGATCCCTCCGCACCCGCACCGTGCTCGCGGTGCTCGCGCTCCTCGCCGTGCTGCTCGTGGCGCTGTCGCTCACCGTGCAGGCGATCCTCGGTGCGCAGCTGCGGCAGCAGATCCAGGACCGGCTGGCCGACCGCGCATCCGCCGCCGCCGCGCTCGTGGGCGTGCTCGACGACGACGCGCTCGCGGAGCGGCTGAGCGCGCAGGGCGTGGCCGTGCAGATCACGAGCCCGGATGGCGGGGCGGTCTCGGCGCGGCCCGGCCGGGATCCGCTCGGCGCCACGCTGCCCGGGCCGGATCCGCTGGGCTCCGCACCCGGCCCCGCCACGACCGCGACGCCCACCACGCGCGCCGACGCCGTGACCGTCACCTCGAGCGCCGTCAGCTCGTCGGACGGCGCCCTCACCCTCCGCTCCGACCTCAGCGACGGCACGGTGCTCGAGCTGGCGGCGGGCACCGGATCCGTGGACGACACGCTCGCTTCCCTCCGCGGGATCCTCGCGGTCGCCTCCCTCGCGTTCCTCCTGCTCGCGGCGGTCGCGCTCGTCGTCGTGGTGCGCCGGACCCTGCAGCCCCTCGAGGACATGACGGGCGTCGCGCGCTCCATCGGCCGCGGCGACCGCGGCCGCCGCCTCCGCCCCACCCGGCCCGGCACGGAGCTCGGCCGCACCGCGACCGCGTTCGACGAGATGCTCGACGACATCGAGCACGCGGAGCGCCAGGCCCTCGCGGCCGAGGCGCGCATGCGCGCCTTCGTGGCGGACGCGGCGCACGAGCTGCGGACGCCGGTCGCCGGGATCCGCGCCTCCGCCGACGCCCTCGTCCGCACCGATCCGAGCGCCGAGGAGCGCGAGCGCCTGTCGGTGCACGTGGTGCGCGAGGCGATACGCGCGGGCCGCCTGGTCGACGACATGCTCATGATGGCCCGGCTCGACGAGGGCCTCTCGGTCGAGGGCCGGCCCGTGCGCGTGCCCGCCGCGGTCGAGCAGGCGGTCGCCCAGCAGCAGGCGCGCACGCCCGACACGCGCGTCGTCGCCGACGTGCGCGTCGTCGCCGACGTGCGCGGCGCTCCCCCGGCGGTGCGCGCGGATCCCGACCGGCTCGCGCAGATCCTCGACAACCTCCTCCAGAACGCGGCCCGCTACGCCCGATCCGAGGTGCGCGTCGAGGCCGAGGCGGCCGACGACGGATCCGTGCGCATCACGGTCGCCGACGACGGCCCCGGCGTCCCCGACGCCGACCGCGAGCGCATCTTCGACCGCCTCGTGCGCCTCGACGCCGGCCGCGACCGCCAGGACGGCGGCGCGGGCCTCGGCCTCCCCATCGCCCGCGCCCAGGGCGGCGACCTGGTGTGCTTGTCCGCGGAGCCGGGCGCGGGCGCGCGCTTCCGGGTGACGCTGCCGGTGGATCCTGCGATGTGA
- a CDS encoding ABC transporter ATP-binding protein, which yields MIVAENLTKRYGAKTAVDGVSFTVQPGMVTGFLGPNGAGKSTTMRMIVGLDTPTSGSVTVNGRRYRNLQAPLHEVGALLDAKAVHTGRSAYNHLLAMAATHGIPRTRVDEVIEMTGLQPVAKKRVGGFSLGMGQRLGIAVALLGDPRTLILDEPVNGLDPEGVMWVRNITRYLAGQGRTVLLSSHLMSEMAQTADHLIVLGRGRVLADAPVAAVVAGATSGLVRVRSPHADRLGQAVARPEVVVTSVERDVIEITGLTAAQVGDAAMSAGVVLHELTPVTASLEDAYLSLTQGDVEYHSAAVGTTEQEIAR from the coding sequence ATGATCGTCGCTGAGAACCTGACCAAGCGCTACGGCGCGAAGACCGCCGTGGACGGCGTGAGCTTCACCGTCCAGCCGGGCATGGTGACCGGATTCCTCGGTCCGAACGGCGCCGGCAAGTCCACCACGATGCGCATGATCGTCGGGCTCGACACCCCCACGTCCGGCTCGGTGACCGTCAACGGCCGCCGCTACCGCAACCTCCAGGCCCCGCTCCACGAGGTCGGCGCGCTCCTCGACGCCAAGGCGGTGCACACCGGCCGGAGCGCCTACAACCACCTGCTCGCCATGGCGGCCACGCACGGGATCCCGCGGACCCGCGTCGACGAGGTCATCGAGATGACGGGCCTGCAGCCCGTCGCCAAGAAGCGCGTCGGCGGGTTCTCGCTCGGCATGGGCCAGCGCCTCGGCATCGCCGTCGCGCTCCTCGGCGACCCGCGCACGCTGATCCTCGACGAGCCCGTGAACGGCCTCGACCCCGAGGGCGTCATGTGGGTGCGCAACATCACCCGCTACCTGGCCGGACAGGGACGCACCGTGCTCCTCTCCTCGCACCTCATGAGCGAGATGGCGCAGACAGCCGACCACCTCATCGTCCTCGGGCGCGGTCGCGTGCTCGCCGACGCTCCCGTCGCCGCGGTCGTCGCGGGAGCCACGAGCGGCCTCGTCCGCGTCCGCTCCCCGCACGCCGACCGGCTCGGCCAGGCGGTTGCGCGACCCGAGGTCGTGGTCACCAGCGTCGAGCGCGACGTGATCGAGATCACGGGGCTGACGGCCGCGCAGGTCGGCGACGCGGCGATGTCCGCCGGGGTCGTCCTGCACGAGCTCACGCCCGTCACCGCGTCCCTCGAGGACGCCTACCTGTCGCTCACGCAGGGCGACGTCGAGTACCACAGCGCCGCAGTCGGCACGACCGAGCAGGAGATCGCACGATGA